A genome region from Populus alba chromosome 5, ASM523922v2, whole genome shotgun sequence includes the following:
- the LOC118029851 gene encoding uncharacterized protein — translation MADLVKQILAKPIQLADQVIKVADEASSFKQECGELKSKTEKLATLLRQAARASSDLYERPARRIIEDTVQVLDKALILVIKCRANGLMKRVFTIIPAAAFRKMGSQLENSIGDVSWLLRVSASADDRDDEYLGLPPIAANEPILCLIWEQIAILYTGSVDDRSDAAASLVSLARDNDRYGKLIIEEGGVPPLLKLVKEGKLEGQENAARAIGLLGRDPESVEHMIVVGVCSVFAKILKEGPMKVQVVVAWAVSEFAANYPKCQDLFAQHNIIRLLVGHIAFETVQEHSKYAIVSKATSIHALVIASNNSNVTHDVNKQVVDEDQSRIPYPTQDKSPNQLHTVVTNTMAMNAAMKRPLQKPGANSNGANVNFAKSNGSNNLKQNYQPHHQHNHSISGVSVKGRELEDPATKANMKAMAASALWHLAKGNSPICRSITESRALLCFAVLLEKGREDVQYNCAMALMEITAVAEKDADLRRSAFKPNSPACKAVIDQMLKVIEKADSVLLIPCIRAIGNLARTFRATETRMICPLVRLLDEREAEISMEAAIALTKFACKENYLHLDHCKAIISAGGAKHLIQLVYFNEQIVQLSALPLLCYIALHVPDSEELARAEVLNVLEWSSKQSHMVQDEKLEALLPEAKSRLELYQSRGSRGFH, via the coding sequence ATGGCGGACTTAGTGAAGCAAATCTTGGCAAAACCAATCCAGTTAGCTGACCAAGTGATCAAAGTCGCTGACGAGGCTAGTTCTTTTAAGCAAGAATGTGGAGAACTCAAATCCAAGACTGAAAAATTAGCAACCCTTCTTCGTCAAGCAGCAAGAGCTAGTTCTGATCTCTATGAGCGCCCCGCACGCAGAATCATAGAGGATACTGTACAAGTTCTTGACAAGGCCTTGATTCTCGTTATCAAATGCCGAGCGAATGGACTGATGAAACGTGTTTTTACCATCATTCCTGCGGCTGCTTTTCGGAAAATGGGCTCTCAGTTGGAGAATTCTATTGGAGATGTGTCTTGGCTGTTGCGTGTGTCTGCATCAGCTGATGATCGTGATGATGAGTACTTGGGGCTCCCTCCTATTGCTGCAAATGAGCCAATTTTGTGTTTGATATGGGAGCAGATTGCAATTCTTTATACTGGGTCTGTTGACGATAGATCTGATGCTGCTGCTTCCCTTGTTTCGCTTGCTAGAGACAACGATCGGTATGGGAAGTTGATTATCGAAGAGGGTGGAGTTCCTCCTTTGTTAAAGTTGGTGAAAGAAGGGAAGTTGGAAGGTCAAGAGAATGCTGCAAGAGCAATTGGGTTGTTGGGTCGTGACCCGGAAAGCGTGGAGCATATGATTGTTGTTGGTGTTTGTTCAGTGTTTGCGAAAATACTCAAAGAAGGTCCTATGAAGGTCCAGGTTGTTGTCGCTTGGGCTGTGTCGGAGTTTGCTGCTAATTATCCTAAATGTCAAGATCTTTTTGCTCAGCATAATATAATCCGGTTGCTGGTGGGTCATATTGCGTTCGAGACGGTTCAAGAGCATAGTAAGTATGCTATAGTTAGTAAGGCTACTTCAATCCATGCTCTTGTTATTGCTAGCAATAATTCGAATGTTACTCATGATGTAAATAAGCAAGTAGTTGATGAGGATCAAAGTCGAATTCCTTATCCGACGCAGGATAAGAGCCCGAATCAATTGCATACTGTGGTCACCAATACTATGGCAATGAATGCTGCGATGAAGCGGCCTCTACAAAAGCCAGGGGCCAATTCTAATGGTGCTAATGTAAACTTTGCCAAGAGTAATGGTAGCAACAATTTGAAGCAAAATTATCAGCCCCATCATCAGCATAATCATTCAATTTCCGGGGTTAGTGTTAAGGGGAGGGAGCTTGAAGATCCTGCCACGAAGGCCAATATGAAGGCAATGGCAGCGAGTGCACTTTGGCATCTTGCCAAGGGAAACTCTCCAATTTGCCGCAGCATAACTGAATCTAGAGCGCTCTTGTGTTTTGCGGTGTTATTAGAGAAGGGACGTGAAGATGTTCAATACAATTGTGCCATGGCTTTGATGGAAATCACAGCGGTTGCAGAGAAAGATGCTGATTTGAGAAGATCAGCGTTCAAGCCTAATTCACCGGCTTGCAAAGCTGTTATTGATCAAATGTTGAAGGTTATTGAAAAAGCTGACTCTGTACTCCTCATTCCTTGCATCAGAGCTATTGGGAATTTGGCAAGGACATTTCGAGCAACAGAGACAAGGATGATCTGCCCATTGGTTAGACTTCTTGACGAGAGAGAAGCAGAGATCTCTATGGAGGCTGCAATTGCCCTGACAAAGTTTGCCTGCAAAGAAAACTACCTCCACCTCGACCACTGCAAGGCCATTATAAGTGCTGGAGGGGCGAAGCACTTAATCCAGCTTGTTTACTTTAATGAACAAATTGTTCAGCTCTCAGCATTGCCTCTCCTATGCTATATTGCACTTCATGTCCCGGATAGCGAGGAGCTTGCTCGGGCAGAGGTGCTCAATGTCCTAGAATGGTCATCCAAGCAATCTCACATGGTTCAAGACGAAAAATTGGAAGCATTGTTGCCAGAGGCTAAAAGTAGATTGGAGCTTTATCAATCCAGAGGTTCAAGGGGATTCCATTGA
- the LOC118029850 gene encoding chaperone protein dnaJ 11, chloroplastic, translating to MLSPCLSTSAPPRVTFKRPLVTNSTTTTLPRPNLSFKKPQGMASSLYEILRVPVGATNQEIKTAYRRLARTYHPDVVAEDRKDTSADEFMKLHAAYSTLSDPEKRAVYDSKLFIRKQRPLTTVGFSGYSGRTWETDQCW from the coding sequence ATGCTCTCTCCCTGTCTCTCCACTTCTGCTCCTCCACGTGTAACATTCAAGCGACCGTTAGTAACAAACAGCACCACCACCACTCTCCCGCGGCCAAATCTGTCTTTCAAGAAACCTCAAGGCATGGCCTCATCTTTGTACGAGATTCTAAGGGTTCCGGTGGGGGCAACAAACCAGGAGATCAAGACTGCTTACCGGAGACTGGCCAGGACTTACCACCCTGACGTGGTTGCCGAGGACCGGAAAGACACGTCTGCTGACGAGTTTATGAAGTTACACGCTGCCTATTCAACTCTATCAGACCCGGAAAAGCGGGCTGTATATGATAGTAAGCTATTTATAAGGAAGCAGCGGCCATTGACCACCGTGGGGTTTTCGGGCTATAGTGGCCGGACATGGGAAACTGATCAGTGTTGGTAG